One genomic window of Halolamina sediminis includes the following:
- a CDS encoding uracil-DNA glycosylase, with translation MDAHQEELSNPFAMDEDCRNCPALADCREQVVHGYGDAGAEFVFVGESPTAGAEATAVPFTGDAAGERVQRILGELGFSRSDPAAAEPYLQNVYLTYLSRCRHPERAATDEEVRNCEPFLNAELRMINPHIIVPVGDRALRELAIEYTTRSPDSFDVTEEHATTVRGRGFELVPMIPPGEQSDAQEAAFVEHVKENVFSRDYRQTKGRRSR, from the coding sequence GTGGACGCCCACCAAGAGGAGCTCTCGAACCCCTTCGCGATGGACGAGGACTGCCGGAACTGCCCCGCCCTCGCCGACTGCCGGGAGCAGGTGGTCCACGGCTACGGCGACGCCGGCGCGGAGTTCGTCTTCGTCGGCGAGTCGCCGACTGCGGGCGCCGAAGCGACGGCCGTACCGTTCACCGGCGACGCCGCAGGCGAGCGAGTCCAACGCATCCTCGGCGAACTCGGCTTCTCGCGCTCCGACCCTGCCGCCGCCGAGCCCTACCTCCAGAACGTCTACCTCACCTACCTCTCACGCTGTCGCCACCCCGAGCGGGCGGCGACCGACGAGGAGGTGCGGAACTGCGAGCCGTTTCTCAACGCCGAACTCCGGATGATCAACCCCCACATCATCGTCCCCGTCGGCGACCGCGCGCTGCGGGAACTCGCGATCGAGTACACCACGCGATCGCCGGACAGCTTCGACGTGACCGAGGAGCACGCCACCACGGTCCGGGGTCGGGGGTTCGAACTCGTGCCCATGATCCCGCCGGGCGAGCAGAGCGACGCACAGGAGGCCGCGTTCGTCGAGCACGTGAAGGAGAACGTGTTCTCGCGGGACTACCGGCAGACGAAGGGTCGCAGGAGTCGGTAG
- a CDS encoding DUF6149 family protein: MKLRQNVRHFAAKQALTMPVVGEKMNEKLVDLHVDEFGDRAEDGHREEREPHMEVFFDCTMATYLGALGDGFPEAEAREITHLQANFDFYNHGWTEMMEFPVDEVEEHYERYADFFDAHDITIDDPLGEFRNREVPEAPSTPGKLDDPEHPHAAEGFADDVYVETEDGVVAGDRSDEIQGSAN; encoded by the coding sequence ATGAAGCTCCGTCAGAACGTCCGTCACTTCGCGGCGAAGCAGGCGCTCACGATGCCCGTCGTCGGGGAGAAGATGAACGAGAAGCTGGTCGACCTCCACGTCGACGAGTTCGGCGACCGCGCCGAGGACGGCCACCGGGAGGAGCGAGAGCCCCACATGGAGGTCTTCTTCGACTGCACGATGGCCACCTATCTCGGGGCGCTCGGCGACGGCTTCCCCGAGGCCGAAGCCCGGGAGATCACCCACCTACAGGCGAACTTCGACTTCTACAACCACGGCTGGACGGAGATGATGGAGTTCCCCGTCGACGAGGTCGAGGAGCACTACGAGCGCTACGCGGACTTCTTCGATGCCCACGACATTACCATCGACGATCCGCTCGGGGAGTTCCGAAACCGCGAGGTTCCCGAGGCGCCGTCGACGCCGGGGAAGCTCGACGATCCGGAGCACCCCCACGCCGCGGAGGGGTTCGCCGACGACGTGTACGTCGAGACCGAGGATGGGGTGGTCGCGGGCGACCGCAGCGACGAGATTCAGGGATCGGCGAACTGA
- a CDS encoding NAD(P)/FAD-dependent oxidoreductase yields the protein MSESFVIIGDGVAGSSAAETLRENAPDADITVITDEGEALYNRILIKEFAKGKLPEAPISIHEESWYDERDIDLQLNTLVVDIDTDANAVTSHEGDSYEYDKLLIATGGTPAQLPVDNSDAEGIHHFWTFEDARKIKADVEEADTGVIVGAGLLGIDFAAICGAQDVEAHYLMRGNAWWRYALSEEGAEILHDAMRERGVTPVFDSGVDHFEVDDDGHIESAVDPNGEEYDADFAGVAIGLDINTEILRGTGLDYDDDGIIVDEYMQTNLDDVYAAGDCTKFNDLILGDQAQNGAWGSAKAQGECAAKNMLDYGDDEFRWVSSYSITHFDFPFLSFGHPTQGDDSVERKYSDTEWRRLALKDGRIVGGVLIGDLAPQSAYKQLMREGTHVGDEKEKLVEKSFSVDDLEAPVADD from the coding sequence ATGAGTGAGTCGTTCGTGATCATCGGCGACGGGGTCGCTGGGAGCTCGGCGGCGGAGACGCTGCGCGAGAACGCTCCGGACGCCGACATCACCGTCATCACCGACGAGGGGGAGGCTCTCTACAACCGTATCCTGATCAAGGAGTTCGCGAAGGGGAAGCTTCCGGAGGCGCCCATCTCCATCCACGAGGAGTCGTGGTACGACGAGCGGGACATCGACCTCCAGCTCAACACCCTCGTCGTCGACATCGACACCGACGCCAACGCGGTCACGAGCCACGAGGGCGACAGCTACGAGTACGACAAGCTGCTGATCGCCACCGGCGGGACGCCCGCACAGCTCCCCGTCGACAACTCCGACGCGGAGGGGATCCACCACTTCTGGACGTTCGAGGACGCCCGGAAGATCAAGGCCGACGTCGAGGAGGCCGACACCGGCGTCATCGTCGGCGCCGGCCTGCTCGGCATCGACTTCGCGGCGATCTGTGGCGCACAGGACGTCGAGGCCCACTACCTGATGCGCGGGAACGCCTGGTGGCGCTACGCGCTCAGCGAGGAGGGCGCCGAGATCCTCCACGACGCGATGCGCGAGCGCGGGGTCACCCCCGTGTTCGACTCCGGTGTCGACCACTTCGAGGTCGACGACGACGGCCACATCGAGTCCGCGGTCGACCCCAACGGCGAGGAGTACGACGCCGACTTCGCCGGGGTCGCGATCGGGCTGGACATCAACACCGAGATCCTCCGCGGGACCGGCCTCGACTACGACGACGACGGCATCATCGTCGACGAGTACATGCAGACCAACCTCGACGACGTGTACGCCGCCGGCGACTGTACCAAATTCAACGACCTGATCCTCGGCGATCAGGCCCAGAACGGTGCGTGGGGCTCCGCGAAGGCCCAGGGTGAGTGTGCCGCCAAGAACATGCTCGACTACGGCGATGACGAGTTCCGCTGGGTCTCCTCGTACTCCATCACCCACTTCGACTTCCCGTTCCTCTCCTTCGGCCACCCGACGCAGGGCGACGACAGCGTCGAGCGCAAGTACTCCGACACGGAGTGGCGCCGCCTCGCGCTCAAAGACGGCCGCATCGTCGGCGGCGTGCTGATCGGTGACCTCGCGCCCCAGTCGGCGTACAAGCAACTGATGCGTGAGGGGACCCACGTCGGCGACGAGAAGGAGAAGCTGGTCGAGAAATCCTTCAGCGTCGACGATCTGGAAGCGCCGGTCGCTGACGACTGA
- a CDS encoding DUF7124 domain-containing protein gives MDSGGSSDMTLAFELDALKSLADPNAVFNDARGWTSYVGVVSDKPTYVVTNFTRKERIRQDFFSGPRGVEESLENVKRQFDTERHVFVGTSEEHREQAESVDWEYLPLENAAEAADWEIAAEEDDEDHFEEGDQREDWP, from the coding sequence ATGGACTCCGGCGGTTCCTCGGACATGACGCTCGCGTTCGAACTGGACGCGCTGAAGTCGCTCGCCGACCCCAACGCGGTGTTCAACGACGCCCGCGGGTGGACGAGCTACGTCGGCGTGGTGAGCGACAAACCCACCTACGTCGTCACCAACTTCACGCGAAAGGAACGCATCAGACAGGACTTCTTCTCCGGCCCGCGAGGCGTCGAAGAGAGTTTGGAGAACGTCAAACGCCAGTTCGACACCGAACGCCACGTGTTCGTCGGCACTTCGGAGGAGCACCGTGAGCAGGCCGAGTCGGTCGACTGGGAGTACCTGCCGCTCGAAAACGCCGCCGAGGCGGCCGACTGGGAGATCGCTGCCGAGGAGGACGACGAGGACCACTTCGAGGAGGGGGACCAGCGCGAGGATTGGCCCTAG